The Blastocatellia bacterium region GGGACGTTTCGCTTTGGCGGTCTCCCACCGGGTAAATTTCGTCCTTAGTTCTTCTGACAACCATTTTTTCCTGAAAAGGGTTCTGGTCAAGGGTGTGGATCTGACCGATTCGGACATTTCCCTGAAGGCCAGCGAGAAGATTCAGAACGTATTCGTGGTTGTCTCCGACGAAGTTAGGGAGATGTCGGGGATTGTGACCAATACGGATGAAGACGTCGGGACCATCCACATTGTTTTAGTTCCAGAGGATCCGACCCGGTGGGACAGGCTTGACAGTTACATTCATGCTTATGCGAGTGGAACCACCTCCTTCTCACTTCAAGGAGTCCCCCAGGGACGTTATCTTGTTTTCGCCGTGCCGCTGGATGTGCCCCTGGATGGAGAGAGGTTCATTCAGGAGCATTATGCCTCGGCCAGGGCGATAACCGTACGGGCTCAAAGAAGGAGATTCAAGTGAAACTCCTTCGCGGAAAGCCATAGTGTAAGGTTACGAGATTGGTGTTGTGCATCCGTGCCCGTCCCTGTTCGCGATGGGCATTATACGGATTTCCGGAACATTCGCGGGGCCCGTGAGTACTTGCATGAAATGACGCGAGATGGCTACAATCTCCGCCTGCCAAGTAGATGGTGACCAGGCGATATTTTTGCGCAGTCGGTCGGATGATGTCCTTGGGTCACCCTATTCCCCTTGAGCTTCGATCCCGCCGGCGCGGGAATCCCCCCGGCGTCCTGGTTATCCGTGAGCGGGGGAGACACCGGTTGGGGCGGGTTCGAAGCTGTACATTTGGTGAGGGGGAATTGGCCGAACTGTGAACTGCAGGGAGGAAACCACGTGAGCGAGCAGACAGTTGAACTCATTCCTCTGGGCGGATTCGGTGAATTCGGGATGAACATGCTGGCTCTCCGGTACGGCGAGGAGATCATTGTCATTGATGCGGGGATGACCTTTCCCGACGAGAGCCTCCACGGGGTGGACGTGGTCATCCCCGACCTGAGGTTTATCGAGGAGAACGCCTCTCGCATCAAAGCGCTTTTGCTGACTCACGCACATGAGGATCACATCGGGGCCGTTCCTTTCTTTCTCAAGGTAGCGAATGTTCCCGTGTATGGGTCTCGATTCACGTTGGCCGTACTGGAACATAAGCTCATCGAGCATGGGCTCATCGCTGATGTCGAGTGCCGGATGGTGGAACCCGGCGATTTTGTGGAGACGGGACCGTTTGATATTGAATTCATCGGGGCCGCTCACTCAACGATTGATTGTTTCGCCCTGGCCATCACCACGCCGGTGGGAGTGATCATCCACGCTACGGATTTCAAGCTTGATGAGGAACCGGTCATCGGCGAGCCGACGGATCTTCGGCGGCTGCGGCAGTACGGAGATCGCGGCGTGCTCGCCCTTTTGGCGGATTCGACCAATGTCGAGCGATCCGGGCGTACGCCGTCGGAGCGGGCCGTCCTGCCCGTTCTGGAGGAGATCTTCGAGCGGGCTCCCGGACGCATCATCGTGAGTTGCTTTGCCTCGTCCATCCATCGAATTCAACTGATCCTCGATCTGGCGCATGATTATGGGTGCCGGGTGGCTCTGGTGGGACCGACGATGACCCGGATGGTCGAAACGGCAATCAACGAGAGGTATCTGGATGTTCCCCCCGGATTGCTCATCTCCCCTGCTGATGTAAATCGGTTGCCCCCCGACAAGGTCGTCATGCTGGTGACTGGGTGTCAGGGCGAACCGATGGCGGCTCTGGCGCGAATGGCGACGGGATCGTATAAACAACTTCGGATCCAGCCCGGCGATACCGTCATATTGTCGGCGCGAATTATTCCCGGAAACGAGCGAGCCATCGCCCGATTGATTGATCATATCTACCGACGGGGAGCCACCGTGATTGACGAATCGGTCAAAATGGTTCACGTGTCCGGTCACCCGTACCAGGGGGATCTCAAACTCCTGTACGAGGCCGTTCGACCGCGCGTGCTCATTCCGATTCACGGGGACTTTCGCCGGTTGTCTCGCCATAAGGAATTCGCCTGCGCATCCGGATTTGCGCCCGAGCAAGTGATCGTGGCCGAAAATGGGCAGGTCATCGCCCTGAGTCAGAGCGGGGCCCGACTGACAGGAGAAACAATCCCCGTCGGACGGACGTTCATTGACGAAGCCGGATTTGAGGAGATCGAAGAGTTCATTATCCGTGACCGGCGTCACCTGGCCGAGGACGGATTCATCCTTCCCATCGTTGTCATCAACAAGACGACCGGCGAGCTGGAAGCGATCCCGGAAATCATCAGCCGGGGATTCATCGCCAGCGACGATGGGGAGGGCTTGCTCGATCAGGCCCGTGATCTCGTCCAGCAGACGGTGACATCGGCGGATCCCGACGAGAAGACGGACTGGGCGGTCATGAAGGAGAAGATTCGGCTGGAGCTGAAGCGATTCATCGTCAAGCAAACCGAGCGTCATCCCATGATCATCCCGGTGATTATCGAGATCTAATCCGGCACCCGGAGAATGCGAGAATGAGGAGAAGAGACGTCCCTGCGACGCGGAACATTGCCGAGTCGCCGTTCTTCTCGGCGCATGCCCCGGTGGAGCGACACCGTGTGGAAACCTCGTCGGTGGTCGGATGAGGGAAGGCCATGTCGTATCTCGAAGCAATCGTCCTCGGCCTCGTTCAAGGGGTCACGGAGTTCCTCCCCATCAGCAGCACGGCTCACCTGCGGATTATCCCGGCTGTGATGAAAACCGCGGATAATCGCCATTCGTGGAACGATCCCGGTGCTCCGGCGTCGGCCATCATTCAACTGGGAACGCTACTGGCGGTCCTGGTGTATTTCTGGCAGGATGTGGTCTGTCTCACCCGGGCCTTCGCTCATTCGCTGATCGTGCGTCGTCCTCAAGAGACGGAGGAGTCCCGTCTCGCCTGGTATATCGGCAGCGGCACGGTCCCGATCGTTGTGGCCGGATGGCTGTTTGAGGATTTCATCAAGACCGAGGCACGGTCTCTATGGATCATCGCGGGCAGCCTGATCGGGTTGGCACTGGTGCTCGCGTGGGCGGAGCGGGTCTCGACACACGCGCGGCAGATCAACGATATTCGCTTGCTTGATGCCGTGATCATCGGTGTCGCTCAGGCACTCGCCTTGATCCCCGGTTCTTCTCGGTCGGGAACAACGATCACCGCGGGATTATTCCTCGGTCTCACGCGGGAGGCGGCGGCGCGATTTTCCTTTCTCCTGAGCATTCCCGCTGTCGCGCTGAGCGGCCTGTACGAACTCTACGATATTCGCCACGAGCTGACGTCTGCCACAAGCGCGCCGTTGCTTCTGGCCACGGTGGTGGCAGGGGTGAGCGGCTATGCGGCCATCGCCTTCTTGCTTCGCTATTTGAAAACC contains the following coding sequences:
- a CDS encoding ribonuclease J; this translates as MSEQTVELIPLGGFGEFGMNMLALRYGEEIIVIDAGMTFPDESLHGVDVVIPDLRFIEENASRIKALLLTHAHEDHIGAVPFFLKVANVPVYGSRFTLAVLEHKLIEHGLIADVECRMVEPGDFVETGPFDIEFIGAAHSTIDCFALAITTPVGVIIHATDFKLDEEPVIGEPTDLRRLRQYGDRGVLALLADSTNVERSGRTPSERAVLPVLEEIFERAPGRIIVSCFASSIHRIQLILDLAHDYGCRVALVGPTMTRMVETAINERYLDVPPGLLISPADVNRLPPDKVVMLVTGCQGEPMAALARMATGSYKQLRIQPGDTVILSARIIPGNERAIARLIDHIYRRGATVIDESVKMVHVSGHPYQGDLKLLYEAVRPRVLIPIHGDFRRLSRHKEFACASGFAPEQVIVAENGQVIALSQSGARLTGETIPVGRTFIDEAGFEEIEEFIIRDRRHLAEDGFILPIVVINKTTGELEAIPEIISRGFIASDDGEGLLDQARDLVQQTVTSADPDEKTDWAVMKEKIRLELKRFIVKQTERHPMIIPVIIEI
- a CDS encoding undecaprenyl-diphosphate phosphatase; translated protein: MSYLEAIVLGLVQGVTEFLPISSTAHLRIIPAVMKTADNRHSWNDPGAPASAIIQLGTLLAVLVYFWQDVVCLTRAFAHSLIVRRPQETEESRLAWYIGSGTVPIVVAGWLFEDFIKTEARSLWIIAGSLIGLALVLAWAERVSTHARQINDIRLLDAVIIGVAQALALIPGSSRSGTTITAGLFLGLTREAAARFSFLLSIPAVALSGLYELYDIRHELTSATSAPLLLATVVAGVSGYAAIAFLLRYLKTHSTALFIGYRIALGIVLIILLLLGRIE